TTGAAGAGGGTTCTTATGCCAAACACATTTTTGAATTTAAAAACATTGGCGACAAGCCTCTTTTACTTAAAGAAGTGAAGCCAGCTTGTGGATGCACAGCTTCAGAATGGACACGCGAACCTATATTACCCGGTGAAAAAGGTAGTGTTACAGCAGTTTTTAATTCACGTGGTTATGGAGGTCGTTCATTCCATAAGTCTATTTCTGTGACTACAAACATGGGTACGAATGCACAAAAAGTATTGTTTTTCAAAGGCAATGTAATAAAAAAAGTAACTGAACCTGTCGAACAACCAGTTCAGTCTCCAGTGCGAATTGAAAACCAATAAACCCTTGCCTGATGAAAAAAATATTTGTATCAACCATTCTATTATTGATTATCTCCATTTCATTTGCTCAAAAACCTGCATCAAAAGGAGTTA
Above is a genomic segment from Bacteroidota bacterium containing:
- a CDS encoding DUF1573 domain-containing protein — its product is MKKVLTLVFALTIITASSSFAQLPDNEVTGGPKINFEETSFDFGEIEEGSYAKHIFEFKNIGDKPLLLKEVKPACGCTASEWTREPILPGEKGSVTAVFNSRGYGGRSFHKSISVTTNMGTNAQKVLFFKGNVIKKVTEPVEQPVQSPVRIENQ